A region of the Struthio camelus isolate bStrCam1 chromosome 4, bStrCam1.hap1, whole genome shotgun sequence genome:
ccgcccaagacCACATTTAAAATATACGTGTTTTGCATAGCTGCCTGTGGGCAAAGGCCCCTGCACTTAGCATAGGCTAAATGCTCCTCTGTGTCAACTGCAGCGCGCTGGCTCTAGAAGGAGCTGGAGCTTCTGAGCCTCACTGGCACTGTGTGAATGCCTGTAACAGTGAATCCAGTGAATTCACTGCGCTTGGCCTCTGCTGTGGCTGCCTTGCTGTGTGGAGCTCTGCTGCACAGCACAGCGCTCCTGTACCAGACAAACGCTGCTAGAGAGAGGCACAGTGGTTCCAGCTCCTAGAGGTCTTAACTTGGGGGATGTggattttggagggaaaaggtaaagagaatctttctgttttcttacttGTTCAGTGAACTGTATTCTCCTCTTAAAGACCAAAATGCCGGTATGAGTACGATGAGTGtgctctctgctttccagagGAGACTAGAGATCTGTGATACAGGTTACCGCTAGCCTGGTCAGTGGGCGCCGAAAGCTGCGAAGAGCAGTCTGGGCCTACTTGCCTTGGCACGAGGAGCAGGACCCTGAATAAGAGATTCTAGTTCCCTATTACATCTGCAAGGTTTGTGGTGAGACATGACCCATCACCTCCTCCTGCCTCAGTGCTGCAGGGTCGCCATCAGGAGCCACGCTGCTTTCAGGTTGATTTGCATGCTAAACTAGCACTTGGACTGAATCCTGTGCAGTCCAGAGTGTTTTCCTCATATGAGCTAGGCCTCCACTAAGAACTAGTGGAACGTGTCCTGGTGTTCCTGAATCTAAGTGGGTGGACCTTGAAGTTTTTTGTATGGTCTTCACCTTCAGAAGTGCAAAAGCTTCTAGGAAAAATACCATCTTTGGTTTTGAGTACTGGTGTTTTTTTCAAGTGAATAAGCGTTCTGACTCTTTCATTTTATTGTAGGCATTTTCTCAGCAAGCCCAAGATTTGGATCGTTACCTAAGGTAGCAAGTAAGTTGGACCTAATTCTCAAATGAAAGGAAAGGTAACTTACAGGTGATCTGCAAACCTCCAGGAACCGCACTTTCTTGTGAACTGCAAACGTAGCTCTCTGGATCTCTTTTCAAACTCTTCCCGTTTTGGAATTTATGGGATGTTACCACAGTGCTTTAGGAAAGCAGaattctgctgtgtttaaaaaaatagaagtattAAGGTTTTTTGAACGTGAACGTTTTCAGTAGCAGTTTATATGTGTTTGCGCTATCCTCTCAAATATGGCGAGAACTCAAATCTCATCTTTATTTTATAAGCAGCGTCAGCCTGGTTGATCTGCCATGCCTAGCAGACGACACAGCTAACGTATCGAGGAACCATCGTGGTAGAACGTGTGTTCCTTTTCATACGTTCATTATTTATCGTAACTGGCTAGTTTAGGCCCAGGTTGCAGAAGAAAGTAGGAACAAAATGCAAACAGTGTAATATAGTCATGCCACTTCTCAATATCAATTTCAATAGTGTATTCAATACCAAGAAGCAAAGTTTGTGTTCCTCTGAGAATGGTTTTGTTCGGCAGAAAGTTGTGGATGCCTAGGTAGTAGTCTGATTCTGTAACGAGTGGAAGGCTGAAGTTCTGGCTTCTTTGAAATCCTGGGAAGATAGAGTTGGAGTGGTGATCATCAGAAATACCACAGTGTACATAAAAGGGCAAGAGAACTTAGTGCTGACATAGTGATTGAATTTCACTGTGGGCTGTCTTTGCAGTCTGCTGCCCTGAATCTGGAATCTTGTGATTCCAGCTGAATGTGATAGCCTTTTCCTGCCTGCGTTGTTTTGGACCAGTTGCTGTGTTTCATGGTAGCTAGCTGGATGTCAATAGTAAGTGGAACAATCCCTGTGGTACAGTATAACTCTACCTATGGTTGTGAAGTGTTTAGAGAAGATGAGTTGCGTACGGTTCATTGTACGATTAAAAAGGAGCCAATTACAGGCTCCTCGTTTGAGCTCATATATGAACGATCTTTTGTGATCTGTCTTGACAGTTGCCGGCGTCCTGGGTTTTGCCGTTGGAAAGATGTCATACGTAGGAGAATGCCAAAAAAAGTTCCAGAAAGCTGGTATTGTACCCTTTGGTCCATCAAAGAAAAGGTTTGTCTTTATTTGCATCACTAATCCTaaatcaaaatagttttaaaaatagagtaaaaagGAGATGTAGCAAAACCAGGTATTTAAATTCTGTGCTCGGGGCACGAGGTACTACTCCTCTCTCCTTAAGTTGTTATATGGCAGTATTGGAAACTACCACATAATTCTtcagaaagagaattttaaatttttaattttaaaagttactttttaacTGTGGTGGAAGAGTAGTTACTGGTTCTCTTTTCGTCTAGTATTGTGCCTCTGAAGCGTCTCCCCATCTTTACCACTTAGCCCTTTGAGTCTTCCTTTGTACCATACATCAGGCCAAACgtactgcagatttttttttcttgtttttttaaacagtatccCTCTATGTCAACAATAATTTCAACCTCAACCCACATTTCAGCCTCCTCCTCTGTGGCTCTGTCCAGCCTCACACTGCTATACCAAACCATGAAGACCATAAGCTGCAagggtattttttcccctcacaactCTAACCCTATCATGGATCTTCCCACTTGCTTCCTGTTACCTGTCACCTCCAGGTTCTAGTTACTGTTTTCTAAATTTTGTGTAAAGTATTCTTTCCAGCCAAATCACGCCTTAGCTTCTTCCTAACCTCCTCGTTTGGTTGCCGCTGTTGCTTTTTGTTCCCAGTATGGCTTCTCGTATGCACCTCTCATGTGCAAAATGCACTTCCAAAAGCCCTACCTACAAGATCGTTCCCCTCTCTGTATTTGCGTCTTTCCCTCAGGCCAGCCTAAGCTTTTATTCCTATGAAAATGCCTAGCTGATAATGGGAAGCTTCATTGTTTATGTGTCAAAGCAATTTTTATATACTGTTTCTACTTCCACGCTTTTCCAAACAGCAGAGCTACTACTTTCCTCGCATGGTATTGTGCACAGGTGGCTGTGTGTCACTCTTAAGTGTTCTTCCGCCTGCTCCTAGCATGTGGTTCGTTGTTATTGATATGGCAGGGACTGCCTTTTCCTGCTTAGAAAGTCCTATTATACTCTGATGATTGATGGAAACAACTTACAGGTAAGAATAATAATTAAGGAGTTTTATTGGTTTAGACATTTGGatcatatttttcagtttccatCCCATAAAACAAGTTACGACAGTTGGAGAACATAAGCTACGGATCACTTTGTTTTGGGACACTTGCCAGTGAGCCATCTGGTTATATTGGAAGAAATCTAGCAAACTTCTGGAATAATTTATTTGCCTTCCATGTTGTAGGCATTGTCATCATACCTGCAAAGAGTGCGAAGCAAAATCGGGATCAAATGAGAAAGGAGATCTAATGCCTTCAGCATCTTAATGCCTTAGCCTCAGGTAGGCGTACTTGAAACTTAAAAgaagttcttattttctttttcgtGTTGAGTGGTGTTCCTTCTTGAAAGCTTTGAACAACATAGTGAAAATCACAGATTTGGTTTAATTAAAATCTGAGGATTATTTGCGGAAGTCTTCTCTAGCTGTGGTTTGCGAACaaaatttgtttcttcatttttacctGATATACCTTTTGTGTTAATTGTAAATCCCCCATTTCTGAGGAATTTCTGATTTAGCTGCAGCAGTCTCAGTAAGAACACTGTTAATGCAGCTCATTGGAATTCATTTGGGTGGTTGGACTACTTGTATGAAAACAAATAtaactcctttctctttccaactTTTGTTTCTTAAGAATCAAATAATTATAGgtgatgtttatatttttaaaagaacactgAAATACTGAGATTCTAAGAGCAGGGACAGTTGGGGGTGGGTTAGTTcgtttgttcatttttttggcAGTACCGTTCTTTGGCCGCAGCCGTAGTGAGGGCGATATGAAAGGGATGCTATTCAAGGAAGACCTGCGGGTGCAAAATGGAAGAACAGCCAGCTGTGGAGTGGGCAGAGACAACCCACGTGATCTTTTCACCCTGAAAAGGGAAAGTTCCCCTtgagaaaaaggaaggtttaCAGGATAGAAGCAGGGGAGGTGTTTAAAACCACCTTCACTCTTTGCCTATGAGAAACAAGCCAGCAGCTGGgctctttaaaagcattttcccaCATTCTGCTTGGGGTAAGCTGGCCTGCATTCTCGCCGGCAGGAGAATATGTGAAAGTGTTTGCAAATAGCTTGGCGCTCTCGAGCAGGGGGAGAGCCAAGGGCCAGTCTGAAATCCGGCCATGCGAGTTTGTCACGGCTCTGGCTGTGGCTCAAAACAAAGTTCAATGCCGAAATGGTTGAACTGAGCCTCTCGGGCCCACGTTACGTAGGAAGCGAGGCCAAGGTGCTGCAAATGGTCCCTTTCTCGCTCTGAAGGATATCACTGTGGCCAACCTGTAAGGAGGAGTATCCCGCCAGAACCGGTTAGCTACAAGGAGGGAAGAACGCGGGATGCCACAGGCTCCTGCAGTAGATCCTGGAATTTCTGCTGTAGGACCTGTTCCAGCTCAGATGCTCATCAAAGATCTTAAGTGGCTGACAGAAGAGTGGCAATTGGGTCTTGCTGTCTGCTCCTTTTTGAAAGGTCTGGAGAGCCTGTTCAGAAACATAGTCTGAAAACAAACGCAAGGCGAGTGgacttttttcaaggaaaaagccATTATATTTGGGCCAACGTGGTATTTTAAATTTAGTTGGAATCAGTTTGGACAGACAGGTTTTTGAAATTTAGGAAAATGAATATTGTAAGCCTGGGTTGTTTTCTGTATTGCTAAACAATGAAAGTAATAACCTCGTAACCTCTTCAACGCTTTAATCAAAATTCTTCATTTAGCTTTATGCATTATAGCGTAGCGTGCTTCACTCGTTCTTCAGGTAGCGCGCTATAAGGACGCACAGAGACCCTACTGAGTGTCCTTCACCGCTACCAAGCTAAACGTGCGTTCCCAAGCTCTGGCATTGCCTAGGAGGACAGCCCAGTTAAAATCATGCTCATACTGAGGAGTCCAAGGGTATTCTTTTATCCTCAGAGACGCTGCAGAGCTCTCAGAGAAACCGCTAGGAAGCCGTCCGTTTTCTATACAAAATAAGATGGCACTCAGCTTAGTGCTTTAAATAATGTGTCCTCTCATCCGATGTACAGATGCGGTGAAGATGATGACGATCCTGTGAACGAGCTGCTTCTTACAAGCCTTCATTTTGCCAAGAAGAAATCAAGTCTTTGATTTGGTGTAAATTGGCTCATTCGGAATTGTTGCATCATGTTTGCAGTAAATACCACTTTCTTGTAATgcactttttctcccctttctcctctctcttctcagcatgttttttttcctcctttgagtGCAGTTTAGCTCTTAGTGCTGAGAAATTAAATTTGTCTGTTGTACTTAAGATGCCAGTGAAACTTTGTGTAGCAAGCAAAATGCCATAAGCTGAAACATTGGTCTTCTACATCAAAGGAAAGAGTGGCAGGCTGTTTAGAGGATTTTGCACAGTTCAGCAGCTATCCAGTCCCTAAACTAATCACTTGTTTGCAGCATGTTTGGTACCAGGCCAGAAGTTCATACTGCAGAATTCCTGCACTGAACCAGCTTTTAATAGGCCAATTTTACATAAACGTCCCCTTTGCCAGGGATATTAAAGTATGCATCACAGTCcgaaagagcaagaaaataccATACTTCTGGACAATTGGTGGCCTGCACACAAGCCAAGGCTAATTGATAGAGCTAGACAAAAAACTAGATGGCATGCTCACTGTGTAGCTCAAGAAAGCAGGAGCAGACACTTCCCCCTAGGCACAGTGATGGTGTTTACTTGGCAATCCAGTGTACTGCTGTTGACAAGTTAGGGCTTCACTGTCAGTTGCTGAAGACTTTCCTCTGTTTTCGTTACTGCTATTGGTTTTTAAACTATGCCTACTGTTATACCCGTCTTTTTGGGTCAGTTTCTGGGGGCTTCTTTAGCAGGAACAAAGAGACTGCCAGCAGGATATATATCACTTAGAAGTGCAGAGCCGTTATTAATTGGttgccccacacacacacacagcgcagCTGGGATGTAACACACGAGCAGACTAAGTGCTCACTGTGCTTACCAGGCACCTGAAGACTCTCTTATAGCCAGGGAGGCATCAGCCAGGAGGGCCATTAACACACACAGGAgacggggtggagggggctgcatGTGACAGAGGGCTGTCCTTTCACGTCAGACTCCCCCAGGCTGTTACCTGCTGGAGGGGACTGAGTGGCTGAAGATTAATTAGCTACTTATTCTTGCTTTAAATGTAACCTTGTTCAGGCTTCCTATTATTTTGCTGTAATAAATTTACTGCTGTATAGAAATTGGTGTCTCCTGTTTTCTAAGTCGATATCCATACTGTGCAAGAGGCAGTACTCCGATTAGCTGATTGTATTGATCCGAGTTCATGAGTTACTGTGGTGTAGttatgaaaaaagttattttctgaatGTTAGGTGTATTAGCACTATATTAGCGTACATCAAAGAAAAAGTGAGCGCAAGTTATGAGCAAACTTCTTCAGAAGGTCTTTAAAAGTATCTCTCTATCCTTTGGGGAATTTATGACTGAATAATTTTTAAGTCCTTCAAGTGTCAGGCTGCACACACATAATACTACTTGATTTGGGAAATAACAGGgttgtcctttattttttttcttttttggcaagatTATTATTTAATACTGTTAAAATACAGGTTTCCCCTGCACTGCTTTGACCAGCCAAACCATTTCTGGTCAGGTGCACAGTTGGGCAACGAGCCTTCGTAGTGAGATACTAATGATGTTGCAATATTTCTTAAACATTACATGATTTAAAATGTTGGAAGTTAAGTGTAAGTTAAGTGACTGTCCCTAAAGCACCAGCTataaaaggacagggaagactCACAGCGCGCTCTGTAGCACGTTGTCTACTTTCATAAAATTGGAGCCAAGTGACTTTTACTGTGCTCTGACTTACAGGGGTGTTGGAGTTTTCCTGATGCCTGGAAGTATATTCTAGAGGTGGAATTGGAcagatgctggattttttttttttttttaggagtggATAGTTTACAGTCCCTAGTTAAACTCTTAAGCCCCTTAAGATTTGATAAGGAGATATGCAAAAACACTGTCTAAGTCCCAAAAGAAGATTTAGAGGAACACAAATGTTTGGAGTGTTGGTAGTTATACTGCATGACTCAGAAAGGACTATTTAAATGCATACGGATTATTTTACATTATAATTTTAGGCAAAGGAGGGacaggaagagctggaaaaatttTGCTCACCTTAGGTGTTCTCAGAGCCAGCCCCTCAGGATTTTTCTACTCGGGAAGATAAACTGATGAACAGGAAAGAGCGCGCTGAGAACTGTGAGTGAGTACAGCCGTTTTGTAGCAGTCGTGCACAATGTCGTGAGCTGAACTGTGTTGACTCTTCCTATGATAGTGTCAGGACAAGTTGCTGAGCTGGATGCATTCCATGCAAGTCAGTTAAagaatttgtttttaacagaggAGGAAATTAGGGACGATCTATTTCAAAAACATAAGGCAGAGGGAAGTCTGTCTCGGTAATCTTTATTTCAGTCTGGAGTAAGAGGGAGagaagctgcaggaagaaaaaaagagctgatcCTATAAAGGATCAAGCATTGTTTATATGGTGCTAAAacttttcttagtattttttccctgtaataaTAGGCTATGTATTCCCTTTTGGCAGGAAGACGCTACAAAAAGGTTAGAAAATCAAATGAACCTATATAGACAGGCTCCTAGTGAACACTTATATCTGGAAAGCAAAGCTTACTTTCTTCACCCAGAGACTAGGGAGTTTTTAACTCTGTGCTTATGGATATAACGGCTTAGTGGAAGTCCATAgcccagagagaaacagaagtgtTGCATAGCTGAGTGCTAAAAtcgagaaagaaaatacagccttcagctgcaatGCACACAAAATGAATAGCTTTACGGAAGCCTCAAACCGCTTTAGGCAGTCTCATGAACAAAAAAAGACTTGAGGGTAGAAgaggatatatacatatatatatagtgacATTAACTTCAGCTGCAATACATTGTTTTTCTTTGGGGACTTTCCTATTAGCTGTTAGAAATCATTTCACAAATATTGCATTCagtgcaatttaaaaacaaaataaaggggGGGCGGGCACAGAATCCAGCTTCTGGCATAAGACTTGCAGTAGTTCTGTATCTTGGAAATACAAGGCCACTTTCTTTAGACACTTGGCTTTTGTAAAGTTTTCCCAAATGTGTGTTTCATTTGAGgaatcacctctgaaatagctggATTGGTAGAGTCTTGAATTGCCATGAGTATGAGACACCTACGACACATGAAAATTCCTTACAGCCTTCATAGAAGGATATCACGCCTCACAAATCTGTTAGTGTTTTTTGAAAGTGCAGATGTGGAGACAGAAACCTAGTCTGTATTGtgcatgtgggtgggtgggtttgtTGCTGAGATCTGGGAGTCATTTTACATAGTTTTCTGAAAACGTCAGATCAGTGGTCTGCGACAGCCAACAAGCAAGTAGAACATTGAAAGTGCTTAGGGgaaaaatgagggggaaaagcAGGTTTATACTACAGAGCACTTCTGTGACGTGTCCATATCTTGAGTGTTGCAGCACTTCCAACCCATCCCAAAAAGTTTGCGAGACAGCTGAGAGGCggaaaagggcggggggggggagaagaggtaTGATCGGAGGTACAGAATGGTTTCTTCCCAAGAGATTAAACACAACCCTCCAGGTGGAAAACAGctcaagggaagaggaggagtatGAAGTCTCTTAACATCAGGTAAGGGAACAATTAATTGCCGTTTTTCATTAAGACGACAGACAACCAGTCAGCACTCAGTAAACCCAGactttaaacagaaaagcagcacttaATACAGCACCATTACGTGATGTAGCTTATTGCCACAGGATACAGCGGAAACAAAAAAGGGGCACCACCCACCCAGAGAATTGGTGGCTATGAAAAGGCGATTGGTGGCTATTAAACATCTAGATTTGCTTGGTCAAGTTGCAAATTTTGGCTCAGAAAGCACTTAACTTCTTGTCGTAGGAGGACAGAAGGACATACTAGTGGAGGAGCTCTTTATTCTTGCCTATAAGCTCTGCCGAGTGCCGGCCAGGATGACCATTATACTGAGTCTAATGTTCTTACAGCTCTTCAAGAGCCAAA
Encoded here:
- the LOC104148697 gene encoding OCIA domain-containing protein 2, with amino-acid sequence MTEATSSEITHEENKTAPLKQARWPMFYCPISQTPEIAKIREECKKESFWYRALPLSLGSMLVTQGLVSKGIFSASPRFGSLPKVAIAGVLGFAVGKMSYVGECQKKFQKAGIVPFGPSKKRHCHHTCKECEAKSGSNEKGDLMPSAS